TAATAGAAGATGAGTTGGAGTGTCACTTGCATAAAGACAAAACCAGCAAGTTAAAAGTTTGGGCCCTGAGCTCGAATTTGGGCCCATGACCCAACGTTTCGAAGagcattttaatattttgcaaGTTTTtagaaactttttttaatttatcttttaattCCCTTTCTGTTTCCTAGGGTTTCTAGGGGTATTTAAACCGACTTTGTCTCGTGGTTTTCTTAGGTAATTGTTTGATTGCCTCAATACGTTGTCACGCTGTGTAAGTTGGCATCAGAGTAGGTATGACCGGCTTGGTGTTTGGACGAGATGGAGGTGATATGACCCATGGTATCGGGGAGATAGTTACTCGTGTAGAAAATTTACATCCCTAGATGAGCAGGTTACGGCCGTTAGTGTGTTGCTAGAGAACATGAATAACACAAACGTGTAGCCACCTAATGGGGGATTTAATCTTAATCTAGGGGTTCATAATAGACACCCAAATGCTGATAGTAGGCTTATTCAGAAGAAGAGATCCCGGAGGAGGAAGTTGTATCACCTTAACAACAACCTCATCAGCACGAGTTTCGACTCAAGGTGGATATGCCGTACTTTAATGGTCACATGCAGATTGAGGATTTTCTTGAATGGATTGGAACGATGGAGCGATATTTTGGTGCAATAAATGTTCTTGAGAATCAAATGGTGAGATTGGTTGCCTTTCGCTTAAAGGGCAGTGTAGTCGTATGGTTGGATCAACTGTAGAATTCGTGTCAGAGGCAAGGAAAATGACTAGTGCATACTTGGAGATAGGTTTTTGCCTGTCGACTATGAGCATCACCTATACCGTCTCCAAAGGCGTTTCCAGTGAGGGGAGGTGCATTACCTCCTTACCCCTTAATAGGTCCGCTAGTGCTTGGGACGAGGATGATTATGAGGGGGCATAATTTGAGCATTAGGATGGCGATGAGGTACTTAAGTTAGTGTTGCAACGTGTCCTTCTAACTCCTAAACATGAGGAGGGGTAATGCAATAAGATTTTTCGTTCTCATTGCACTATTGACAACAAAGTTTGTAGTGTGATTGTTGACAATGGTAGTTGCGAGAATTAGGTGTCCAAAATGTTGGTGGAATTTTTGTAGTTGCCGACCACCAAGCATGAGTCTCCTTATTCTCTAAGATGGGTGAAGAAGGGTCTTATAGTCCAGGTGACAGAAGTTTGCAACGTACCCCTCTCCATTGGTAGCCATTATAAAAAGGAGATATATTGTGATGTTATTGAGATGGATGCTAGTCATGTTCTGTTGAGGCGTCCATGGCAGTTTCACACAGGTTCTACACACAAGGGCACGATAACGTGTACTTATTTAGTTGGGATTCCCCTAAGATTTCCATAGCTCCTATAGATGAAGCTCGAAAAGTCGAACGATCTCAAAGTTCAGCATTCCTAACCAAGTCGAGTAGCGAGAAAGAATTTGCGGAGGATATGAAAGAAGCTGCAGTAGTATATCCTTTATACTTTAAGGATCAGATTCCTAGAAAGGTGCATAAGATTTTATCAGAGTTCCATGAACTAATCTTAGGTCACCTGCCCAATCAGCTACCTCACATGAGAGACATTCAACACCAGATTGATTTAGTACTTGCCCAATGAGCTCGAAAGAAAATGAGattgttgatgcgaaaaagtggtttgacacgtgtcgtcgctcaacttagtgatatgTCTTcagaagggagttagtcttcggaagatcgggttcctgcaaaaggatacgttcggtaagaccttgggataccggtgtggtaccggccgaaggctctccgatgcttaagtaagtacggatttagtaaatattAGATTatagatcaagcggtagcgtaccgttggtttctTCTCCCCTCCTTTTGGGGTTAGGGGTCTctttatataggccttgggaggcgtgcactatgctcatatttccgatgtgggactgtagaagcGGATTGTGGGCATGACACGTGTCTAGGTGCAAATAGTCAAAATGTATGGCTTCGGTAGGGAACATGCCGAAGAGTTTATTGTGATAAATATCAATTCAGTCCACGTGTGTGGCAGTCATAGGTCGCTTATTTCCGGTATAAACAGAGATTTTGCGTGAGAAAATTAAAGAGTTGCTGAAAAAAGTGTTCATCAAATTTGTTCGAGTAGGACGGTGTTCATGTGGAGAAAGACAAGGTTTGAGCCATCTGAGATTGGCCTACCACGAAATCAGTGAGTGAAGTGCGGAGTTCTCATGGTCTTGCAACCTTTTACAAGTGGATTGTCATAAATTTTAGCACTGTCACCGTTCCCTTTACAAAGTGTCTTAAACAAGGCATATTTCATTGGGGAGAAGAACAACAGTCCAATTTTGCCTTgatcaaagaaaaattaggtatgACACCTATCCTAGCCTTTCCTAACCTCGAGAAAATATTCGAGGTTGAATGTGACGCAAGTGGAGTAGGTGTGGGCATTGTTTTGTCTCAAGAAAAGAAGCTAGTAGTATTCTTCTATGAAAAACTCAATGAAGCCCACCATAAATGGAGCACATATGACCATGAATTTTATGCAGTGGTGAGGGTTTGAAATAATGGGAACATTACCTTTTGAAACGAGAGTTCGTCCTTCATACCAATCATTAGGCGGGCTACTTTCCTTAAAAAATTTCCttgcaaaatattaaaaggCCTGTTTGGGCTGCTAAACTATCTCGAATGCCTGAAAGAGCCCATACGTCATGAAAAAATGATGAGTTTTACTCGTGGGGCCATTCCTTTCGAAACAGTGGGTCATGGGCCCAAATCGGAGCTCTTGCCTGTTTTTCCTTTGCGTCCCTTCCACTTTAGTAGTAGTCGACCTCAATCTTCAACTTTCTGTCTCTTTAGCTTCAGTTGAGTGATCCCTTTGTGGGGCCTATTCACTTTGTATTTTCACAatataaatagtttttttttttttatagtattCCCTCAAAGATTCCCTgtaaaaatcacttgaatccaaaaattatTTGGCCACTCAATCGATGTGGTTGTAGTTTTAGTGTTTTCTTGAACCACCTGGATCGTCGATATTTTGCTGTTCAGGCCTAGATGTCTTAATGGTTTCTTGATTTTTGAATAAAGACTTTGAAAAATGGACAATTCAAATcgtgaaaataaaatttgtatcAGACCTTACAAAGTGTCCCTAAATGaaaaggtatatatatttttctattgaGAACTTTTGTTGATCATTGctccttatttatttaatttaaataatttaaattttaatagattattatttttcgTATTTGTCTTTTTGAATTGTAGttgtttgttgatttttttttaaacgatgccatttttattatttgaaaaatctgTAAATGactttttgttatatatatataattctttttattattctaatatGTGTATGTGGGTAGAAATGTACATGACTCACACCATTCACTTTTCCCACATTTTGACCTCATTTCGTCTCTAtatgtttgtcttttttgttGATGTTAATAGGTTGTTCGGAATTAATTGTCAAAGGTCGTAAATACTATTGTTGTTTTGataattgatttcttttcttttcttttgtaatatatatatatatatatatatatatattttatacaaaGGATATTGAAAGATGGGGAATCAACCTTAGGACTTAAAGTGCATGACAAATATTCTTGATGACTTAAGAAACAAGCCTTAACGAGCTAGTACTCATACTTTTGTGCATGCAGTTATAGAAATTAACATTTGACACatgtaggaaaaaaaattagacagtCCTATATTACTAGATatgtttataataataaaaaagagaagtcTTTGTAAATTAGGTTTCGCTTTATTTACATCTAGGAAAACTACATATTGTGATAAAATTACAGAATATTAATCAAGAAATACTTTGCTGGAGTACTAGAGACATGAAATTATAATGATATATCAACAGCTACAAAGGAGAAACTGCTAGTAACACTTCAAAAATGTCATCATGCACTGCACTTGTAgttatagaaaaataaaataaagaaattaaagaagaaatgCAGCATGGTTATTTTAGAGTGTTAATAACAATTAAGGACTAATCGGAAGCATGCATAGAACGTGGTACATGATCAAATATCTAGAATTTTTAATGTACAATAACACACTTATATATGATATTTCTTAGAGTCCTACACATGAATCTCGCATACCCGTACGGTCTCTAAAACTTTGAAGGCAGTCAACACAAGGTTAGTCCGAGagaaccaaaaagaagaaagaaaatagcaTGGAAATGAAAACACATGAAATGCGAAACTACattaaaaaattgataaataaataacagtTTCATTGGTTTCAAAAATTTAACCACTTGATTTCTTTCTAGAGGTTATTGAACTGATTTCTACAATATACATTAGGCCAGGACGACTGTAATTCACAAAATCCCTTTTCCTGAGCAAAATTACAAGGCTGGGGGAGTTGAGAAAATTTCTATATGAACACACTAATATTTATGTTCTTTGTGATTGAACTTGCAGCTTCACCATATTGCTGGTGCTTCTGGCAGAAGCACTTCTCCATGGGATTGGCACTtgcatgttgaaattttgagcGTTCACATTCAAATTCAAGAGCAATTCTTTTGCTCTGTTCATCAAATCCACACCCTCCTTTTGAATCTGCACTCTGTTGGGACATTTGAGCAAGCTAAGATAAGTCCCCAAGTCATGAACACATGAAGGGTTTTGCATGTTGAAGAAGTCCAGTACTAATTCAACACCCACATGGGTATAACATGAGCAACTCCATGGAAACTCAAATGATTCCCCACCTCCCAAAACCCTAAAGTTCTCGAGATTGAAAACAACCCCAGGCATCTTGGTAATGGGGTCATTCACATTCACAATCCTCAAGACCTTCACACCCAATTCCTCACACCTTTGCTTGAACCCCGAGTTCCCTACCCTCGGCCCCCCGAATGAAAACACTGTAATCGGTATTTTCCTTCGGGAATTCTCTCGGTTCAACCCGAGCTCCGCGATGTCATAGCCAAGAAGAAGAGCCAAAGAACTCCCCATACTATGTCCTGCTAATGTTATGCTCAACTCTTCACCTTTGTATTTGTTTAGCAATCTGGACACCTCTGAAAGAAGCTGTTCCCGGCAGCTTCCTAGCCCGAACTTGCTTTCGCTTTCGTCTGACGTGtacaagctcaaaaatccagACTCCACCTTCACATCGTCCCTCGGATTATGAGGATCAAGCCGTGCCGGAGTCAATGAGCTCATTAGGTTTGCAACCCATTCAGGGTTTGTGACTGTGCCTCTGAAGGTGATTACAATATCTCTTCTTCCGAGCCTCTTAACTGCATCATCTGATGAAACGGCGACGTATCCCATCCAACGGCCGCACGACTCGCCGTTTTGGATTGGGATGTTGATGTCCGGAGTGGCGTAGATGTACTTGGTGACTTCATAACCGCAACTCTCCAGCCCAACCTCTCTGAACATGTTCTTCTTCCCGTACTTGCAGTTGAGGTAGCGTTTGGAGTTTGGGTCGAGATTGAAGGCCTTGTAGCACGCGGTGACAAAGTCACCGTATCGAATAATTTCTTGCCGGAGAAGTGGGTGCAATGGCTCCACCAGGTTTTCCCAATTGTTTGAACCTTGAATTTCTCTCCATTGATGAGCCAAATTACTAGTAGTACGAGTGCTGGCGGTGGTTTTCGTATTGGCTCTAGTACTAGTAGTAGTGGTTACTTCCACAGTCCCTACTGCCGCGACAATTGTCTGTCCACCGGCAACAGTTTCCGTTCTTTTGGGCAGACAAACCTGTCCAAAAGAACCTGACTGTGGCCGAATGTTTTTGGGAAATGCCACATGCTGGTTCATGTTTGTATTCTGCATCTGAAACATAGAAGCCATTTCTATAGCTCAGTTGAAGGAAaatgcgagagagagagagagagagagagagagagagagagagagagagagtggctGGGTTTCTGTTGTGAGAGGAGAGGCAGAGGgacatatatacatgtgtaAAGAGAGAACATATGGTAGGGAGGGTGTGTGTGATAAATTTCTGTCATGTGGGTCATAAGGAAATAAAAGTGAATGAAAAGTAAAAGCATGTTTGGCGAGTATTTGACTAAGGACTTCCAAATTCCACTGGGTTTAATTTAAGTGGTCGGTTGTGTCAGGCCACGTACACTCTGGCTTCTGTTGCGGCTATGTTGGAAATAAGGagctcctttcttttttctttttctttttttcttttttttttcctttggtttTTGCTGATTCCTTGGCGTTGACTTCAAAGTTTCAAACAgcgtttttggttttttggccGGAAAAGATGTATACATAACTCAACAATGAGTGACAATAAGGTCAAATCGTGTCATAATTTTGTTAATCTTAACTCCACCGTATACTATTCATCACACTAAGCATTGTGATATAGTCCTTCTGTTTATAATTGTTTCCCTAGACCTAAActatttttttgcttttgttttggtttgaagAAAAGGTATTTGCCAAATATTCACACTCTTCGTTTGTCATTCTATATTCCGAAGTTAAAATACTCACAATTATCTTTAAAACTCTTGATCGCTAAATTAATCTGTACATACTAATTTCCGTTCCAAGATAAAAATAAGTTATGCCCATATTGCGGACAGGCACAAAAATTCATTGGGCCCTAACATTCGAACGCACAGAGGCATTATTTGTGTGCCCATGTTGCGGACGTATGTTTCTGAACTGGTTTGATCTGTATAAATCCGTTGACACCATGATTAATAGTgttattcatttttattcttcacAATTTTGCCGCGTAGTAAGAAgttaattaagaataattttatagagatccattcaaaataattagtttcaaagaataatattaatataataaagTGGATGGATCTCATGGAATATATTCTtaatcttgaaaaaaaaaatattaaaaaaaattcaatttatcGTACATTGATTTGTCAAATCCCCATCTGTGAAGTTAGCGAACTTTTCACATATAAAAGTTAGTAAATTTTGACTTGGATGGCGGCATGTTTGCTTACAATAAGGTATGGAATAAGAAGTAGTAACACAATAATTGAGCAATTAATGTTGGGATCAAAAGAGGACAAATTATTGGATATATGCTTAGAAGAAAACTacaaaagttaagaaacctTTCACGGGAACTAATCAATGATCAATTGCTATCTTATATAGACAACTTCTCTAATACAGATGAATCTCACCTACATTGGTAGGCCAGCAATATAATCAATCAATATagtataaataatattattgttaCACTAAAGAGGTCTAATCTCTCgttcatatttatttattgactTAATTATGCTAATGCTCGTTGCCCCTTGGAAAATCACTTTATTGTCCGATATTTTGCGTCTTACTTTACTTTTGGACATTAAGTCTATCGTCATTGCTGACATAGCATGAATGAGGTCATTTTGTGCTAATTTGTATGTCATGGAGgtaaaaaatttgttgttttaaaaaagtaCGTTAAAAAATGAGAATTAAAAAGGCTAATAAACCCCTTCATTAAAGTTGACAAAAATGCTAAGCGACAGAGGTTAAAAAGGCTAATAAAACAAACCGCGCCGACTATTTTCTATTTGGTTGCTCATCTTTAGCAAAATTGCGTGCATgccccaaataaaaaaaaagtactgGTGTTGGTATTTAGCGCGCTTCATGTTTGACGCACGCCTTGTGCGCTTGAGAGGGCGTTTGGAGTGACTAAAGAATATTCAACGCGGAGACGATATATCATATGATCCCATTAAAATGATGCAACAGGTGGGGATTGTGAATagtacctttttctttttcggcCTCTCAACTCAGGTGGGCGTATGCATCATCGCTTATTATAAtctataaataatatattaacgGATTTAAGCGGGAGAAAAAACCATATCTTTCATAGATTAGTGATCTTAAATTCCAACATTGAAGTTTTGGATTGCATTTTGTAAAGATCTGCTCTCAGTACGTACAATGACTgcctttttccaatttcatttATCTATAAAAATctgtataaaatatatattgccACTTCGGCTTTTTTCACTTTACACAGAGCATTATCCATTTTTAAAGAATATATGTGGCTAGGAGCCACGCGTTGTAGGGTTGCCGTTCTTTGACTACCCTTCTGCTCTTTTAGTTCACTTTTCATGTTTAAAATGGTAACAATCTTTTGATGGGCATACACACCACAAAGAAACCAAGGTCAAGAAATGCAAAAGAATGTtccagtttttatttttttgggcagTAAATTAGAGAAAAACTCCCTATTAATCTTTTGGTttgatttaaagaaaatttacctttttttcATTGAAGATGTATTAGTCTTTGGTGAGATGATAAGAACTCTTTTTGGAGTGATTCTGGATAGACCAAAAAGTATTTCCATGAAAAATCactttaaatgattttaagaAGAAGCACATGGGAAGTGCTTCTCCCTATAACTTATTCTGGCATACCCAAGCCCttagtttgtttttcttaatatAGATATTAAAAGAAGGGAGAGAAGATTTTTGCTTCAAAGTGTAAGGACCCTCTGAGAGCAAATGAGTTAGGGAGagttcttattattattatttttttttaaattaaaaaaaaaaaaaaatagaacagCTTTCTGTCCAACCCAATTTCAAGATtccaaattataatattaatatagaAACATAATGCTATAGAAAAGATTTGGACATATCTATTGAAATATGGTAATGTAAATAATTGTGTGGAAAAGATATGTCCATATATTTCCAGTGTATATGTTAACACAAGCAACTATTatgtataattaattaatcatttcCACACCAATAATTTTGTCTCACaacaattcaaataaatttttctGTAATTTTCTACTTCATTTCTGGGTGGTTTTGTAGTTCAAAatctatataaatattgtaatataaatatttaatatctcAAAAAATAATGCAGCCAAATTTCAAAAGATATATTTTCCTGATAAATAGGTAATCAAATCAGACTTCCGgctggaaaaagaaaaaaagcaaatCTGTCTGGTACCCACCTGTACCCGTATGTCTCACACAGAGACACGAGAGCGAGAGGAGCATTTATATAAGAATAAATGTTAAAAGAGTTGTCGAGTATACACAACTGTGCATGAAAAGGAAGATGGAAATTTTGTGGCAGGGAGTGgttgagtttttgtttatgtgtGGCAGTTGGCCTTCTCAAATACATACGTACTTTTGACATTGGGGGGAAGTGTTTCTTGTCAACAAAGTTACTTGAAAAAAGGTCACCTAAGACTTGAAAATTAAGGTATATAAGGATATATATTAGGTTTGATTCGTTTTTGTTTGTCAAGTAGGGGGAATATTAGGGTTTTGCATACACGAGGCTTGGCAATGCAGGTCAAATTTTGTATCTTTGCAAGATGGGAAAATTCCCAAAACTCGTGAATCGTGATAGATTTTACTCTTGCTGAAAATGACCAACAACCTCCTATAATAGTTTTGCTTTCAAACCTTATATCTTGTTTGAATTTCCATGCCATGCATAATATGCCAATTTTCTTCATTCACATATGGATGGTGACAAGGAATTTTTAAAGATTAGGGGCGATTCTGTGTACAGGGTAAGGTCGGTGCCTACCcatctcaaattttttttaaacaaaaaaatacctATATATGttaaaactctctctcttttcttgggTGGGCAACAACATCTTCTTATTCTCATTGTCAACAAACAGTattcttctcattctctcatcttctatatataattataattataatttaaaattaagtattttaggaattaattagggatgaattataatttggggattttgttaaaattaattaaggctttgattttaggaattttgttatgtttgatTTGTTGTTGATATTGTTGAGATGCTCTATGacaatttgtttgattttttgttagtattttttattaaaattctttctacataaaaaaaatgttcatATGCATAGAGATGCATTTTAGGATAAGGCTCATTATGCCCCTcgtgtatttttttatg
The window above is part of the Prunus dulcis chromosome 1, ALMONDv2, whole genome shotgun sequence genome. Proteins encoded here:
- the LOC117615352 gene encoding galactolipase DONGLE, chloroplastic gives rise to the protein MASMFQMQNTNMNQHVAFPKNIRPQSGSFGQVCLPKRTETVAGGQTIVAAVGTVEVTTTTSTRANTKTTASTRTTSNLAHQWREIQGSNNWENLVEPLHPLLRQEIIRYGDFVTACYKAFNLDPNSKRYLNCKYGKKNMFREVGLESCGYEVTKYIYATPDINIPIQNGESCGRWMGYVAVSSDDAVKRLGRRDIVITFRGTVTNPEWVANLMSSLTPARLDPHNPRDDVKVESGFLSLYTSDESESKFGLGSCREQLLSEVSRLLNKYKGEELSITLAGHSMGSSLALLLGYDIAELGLNRENSRRKIPITVFSFGGPRVGNSGFKQRCEELGVKVLRIVNVNDPITKMPGVVFNLENFRVLGGGESFEFPWSCSCYTHVGVELVLDFFNMQNPSCVHDLGTYLSLLKCPNRVQIQKEGVDLMNRAKELLLNLNVNAQNFNMQVPIPWRSASARSTSNMVKLQVQSQRT